In a single window of the Zea mays cultivar B73 chromosome 5, Zm-B73-REFERENCE-NAM-5.0, whole genome shotgun sequence genome:
- the LOC100282296 gene encoding Protein disulfide isomerase-like 5-3 precursor, whose amino-acid sequence MAMALRRLLLPLLLLVLLGLRPQSCVASGGGGGEPAEFEIPRDGSVLELDESNFEAAVRAAEFLFVDFYAPWCGHCKRLAPQLDEAAAVLAGLSTPVLVAKVNADKYKKLGSKYGVDGFPTLMFFDHGVPSEYTGSRKADVLVENLKKLVAPDVSVLESDSSINGFVQAAGINFPLFIGFGMDESLIVEYGAKYKKKAWFSTAKDFSEDVMVVYDFDKVPALVSVNPKYNEQSVFYGPFEGTFLEDFIRQSLLPATVPINRETVKLLKDDGRKVVLTILEDESDESSLQLIKVLRSAANANHDLVFGYVGVKQWEEFTETFDVKVSQLPKIVVWDTKEEYEVVEGSESFIEGDYGSQVSRFLEGYREGRTTKKKVGRGSPTLLGLNAVYILVLLVAVLVVLMYFSAQGEEDHQPRRAHED is encoded by the exons ATGGCGATGGCGCTGCGTCGGCTGCTGCTTCCTCTCCTCCTCCTCGTACTCTTAGGTCTGCGGCCGCAGAGCTGCGTCGccagtggcggaggtggaggggaGCCGGCGGAGTTCGAGATACCTCGGGACGGGAGCGTGCTGGAGCTTGACGAGAGCAACTTCGAGGCGGCGGTGCGCGCAGCCGAATTCCTCTTCGTCGACTTCTACGCTCCCTGGTGCGGCCACTGCAAGCGCCTCGCCCCGCAG TTAGATGAGGCTGCTGCAGTGCTAGCTGGACTGAGCACGCCCGTCCTTGTGGCTAAAGTAAATGCTGACAAATACAAGAAGCTCGGCTCTAAATATGGAGTAGA TGGGTTCCCTACTTTGATGTTTTTTGACCATGGAGTGCCCTCGGAGTACACGGGTTCAAGGAAGGCTGATGTGCTAGTTGAGAACCTTAAGAAGCTTGTTGCACCTGATGTTTCTGTCCTTGAGTCGGACTCGTCAATTAACGGCTTTGTTCAAGCAGCTGGCATCAATTTTCCATTGTTTATTGGGTTTGGAATGGATGAGTCATTGATTGTTGAATATGGAGCGAAGTACAAGAAGAAGGCATGGTTTTCAACAGCAAAGGATTTCTCTGAGGATGTGATGGTTGTGTATGATTTTGACAAGGTTCCAGCGTTGGTTTCTGTTAACCCAAAATATAATGAGCAGAGTGTATTCTATGGCCCGTTTGAAG GAACTTTTCTGGAAGATTTTATAAGGCAATCCCTACTGCCTGCAACTGTGCCCATCAATAGAGAGACAGTAAAGCTATTGAAAGATGATGGGAGGAAAGTTGTTCTTACAATCTTGGAGGATGAATCAGATGAAAGCTCTCTGCAGCTAATAAAAGTGTTGAGGTCTGCCGCCAATGCAAACCATGATTTAGTGTTCGGATATGTGGGAGTCAAACAGTGGGAGGAGTTCACCGAGACTTTTGATGTGAAGGTTTCGCAGCTGCCAAAGATTGTTGTCTGGGACACAAAAGAGGAGTACGAAGTG GTTGAGGGTTCAGAGAGTTTCATAGAAGGTGActatggatcccaagtcagtcgaTTTCTAGAGGGATATAGGGAAGGAAGAACAACAAAGAAGAAAGTGGGCCGTGGTTCCCCAACACTGCTCGGCCTTAACGCGGTATACATCCTCGTCCTGTTGGTCGCCGTTCTCGTTGTTTTGATGTATTTTTCCGCGCAAGGCGAGGAGGATCATCAGCCAAGAAGAGCCCATGAGGACTGA